A part of Streptomyces sp. NBC_01210 genomic DNA contains:
- a CDS encoding electron transfer flavoprotein subunit alpha/FixB family protein, producing the protein MAEVLVYVDHVDGAVRKPTLELLTLARRIGEPVAVALGSGAEATAPALAEHGAVKVLTADAPEFADYLVVPKVDALQAAYEAVSPAAVLVPSSAEGKEIAARLAVRIGSGIITDAVDLEAGDEGPVATQSAFAASFTTKSRVSKGTPVITVKPNSAAVEAAPAAGAVEALTVTFSEKATGTKVVARTPRESTGRPELTEAAIVVSGGRGVNGAENFHIIEALADSLGAAVGASRAAVDAGWYPHSNQVGQTGKSVSPQLYIASGISGAIQHRAGMQTSKTIVAINKDAEAPIFDLVDYGVVGDLFEVVPQLTAEVQTRKG; encoded by the coding sequence ATGGCTGAAGTTCTCGTCTATGTCGACCACGTGGACGGCGCCGTCCGCAAGCCCACCCTTGAGCTGCTGACGCTGGCCCGCCGCATCGGCGAGCCCGTCGCCGTCGCCCTCGGCTCCGGCGCCGAGGCCACCGCGCCCGCGCTCGCCGAGCACGGTGCGGTCAAGGTCCTCACCGCCGACGCGCCCGAGTTCGCCGACTACCTCGTCGTACCGAAGGTGGACGCGCTGCAGGCGGCGTACGAGGCCGTCTCCCCGGCCGCCGTGCTCGTCCCGTCCTCCGCCGAGGGCAAGGAGATCGCGGCCCGCCTGGCGGTCCGTATCGGCTCCGGCATCATCACCGACGCCGTCGACCTCGAGGCCGGCGACGAGGGTCCGGTGGCCACGCAGTCCGCGTTCGCCGCCTCCTTCACCACCAAGTCCCGTGTCTCCAAGGGCACTCCGGTCATCACCGTGAAGCCGAACTCGGCCGCCGTGGAGGCCGCTCCGGCCGCGGGCGCCGTCGAGGCCCTGACCGTCACCTTCTCCGAGAAGGCCACCGGCACCAAGGTCGTCGCGCGCACCCCGCGTGAGTCGACCGGCCGTCCCGAGCTGACCGAGGCCGCGATCGTGGTCTCCGGCGGCCGTGGCGTCAACGGCGCCGAGAACTTCCACATCATCGAGGCGCTGGCCGACTCGCTCGGTGCCGCTGTCGGTGCCTCGCGCGCCGCCGTGGACGCCGGCTGGTACCCGCACTCCAACCAGGTCGGCCAGACCGGCAAGTCGGTCTCCCCGCAGCTGTACATCGCCTCCGGTATCTCCGGCGCGATCCAGCACCGGGCCGGCATGCAGACCTCGAAGACCATCGTTGCCATCAACAAGGACGCAGAGGCCCCGATCTTCGACCTGGTCGACTACGGCGTCGTCGGCGACCTCTTCGAGGTCGTCCCGCAGCTGACCGCGGAGGTTCAGACCCGCAAGGGCTGA
- a CDS encoding electron transfer flavoprotein subunit beta/FixA family protein: MSLRIVVCVKYVPDATGDRHFADDLTVDREDVDGLLSELDEYAVEQALQIADEADDAEITVLTVGPEDAKDALRKALSMGADKAVHVEDDDLHGTDVMGTSLVLAKAIEKTGYDLVIAGMASTDGTMGVLPAILAERLGVPQVTLLSEVSVEDGVVKGRRDGDTASEQLEASLPAVVSVTDQSGEARYPSFKGIMAAKKKPVASLDLEDLEIDADEVGLEGAWTAVDSAAERPARTAGTIVKDEGEGGKQLAEFLASQKFI, translated from the coding sequence GTGAGCTTGAGGATCGTTGTCTGTGTGAAGTACGTGCCCGACGCCACCGGCGACCGGCACTTCGCCGATGACCTGACCGTGGACCGCGAAGACGTCGACGGCCTGCTGTCGGAGCTCGACGAGTACGCGGTCGAGCAGGCGCTGCAGATCGCCGACGAGGCGGACGACGCGGAGATCACCGTGCTGACCGTCGGCCCCGAGGATGCCAAGGACGCGCTGCGCAAGGCGCTCTCCATGGGCGCCGACAAGGCCGTCCACGTCGAGGACGACGATCTGCACGGCACCGACGTCATGGGCACCTCGCTGGTGCTCGCCAAGGCCATCGAGAAGACCGGCTACGACCTGGTCATCGCCGGCATGGCTTCGACGGACGGCACCATGGGCGTGCTCCCGGCGATCCTCGCCGAGCGCCTGGGCGTTCCGCAGGTCACGCTGCTCTCCGAGGTCTCGGTCGAGGACGGCGTCGTCAAGGGCCGCCGTGACGGCGACACCGCGAGCGAGCAGCTCGAGGCGTCCCTGCCGGCCGTCGTCTCCGTGACGGACCAGTCGGGCGAGGCCCGCTACCCGTCCTTCAAGGGCATCATGGCGGCCAAGAAGAAGCCGGTGGCGTCCCTGGACCTGGAGGACCTCGAGATCGACGCCGACGAGGTCGGCCTCGAGGGCGCCTGGACCGCGGTCGACTCGGCCGCCGAGCGTCCGGCCCGTACCGCCGGCACGATCGTCAAGGACGAGGGCGAGGGCGGCAAGCAGCTGGCCGAGTTCCTTGCGAGCCAGAAGTTCATTTAG
- a CDS encoding flavin reductase family protein — MTASPDLGTAQLASPDLLRSVFRQHAAGVAVITAQGDHPVGFTATSLNSVAAEPPLISFGVGTSSSSWPVIARAEHIGVHILGEHQQELAETFSRSGADRFGQPTRWSTGPEGVPVLDGVLAWLVCRVVGRVQAGDHRIVIAEAVVGDPAGAGRPLLYHQGRFNALRD; from the coding sequence ATGACGGCTTCGCCCGATCTCGGCACCGCTCAGCTGGCCTCTCCCGACCTGCTCCGCTCCGTCTTCCGGCAGCACGCCGCGGGCGTCGCGGTGATCACCGCCCAGGGCGACCATCCCGTCGGATTCACCGCCACCTCCCTCAACTCCGTGGCCGCCGAACCTCCGTTGATCTCGTTCGGTGTGGGTACGTCCTCGTCCAGCTGGCCGGTCATCGCCAGGGCCGAGCACATCGGAGTACACATACTCGGCGAGCACCAGCAGGAGCTGGCCGAGACCTTTTCGCGCAGCGGCGCCGACCGTTTCGGGCAGCCCACCCGATGGAGTACCGGTCCGGAGGGCGTCCCGGTCCTCGATGGCGTACTGGCCTGGCTGGTGTGCCGTGTCGTCGGCCGCGTCCAAGCGGGGGACCATCGCATCGTGATCGCCGAGGCTGTCGTCGGCGACCCCGCGGGAGCCGGCCGTCCGTTGCTCTACCACCAGGGACGCTTCAACGCTCTGCGGGACTGA
- a CDS encoding TlpA family protein disulfide reductase, producing MTGLVVCAVVLAGASVFGLWQRRSGGRLKVRGRDAERRLGAAELGVELGRRATLVQFSSAFCQPCRATRRTLAEVSDMIDGVSHVEIDAEERLALVRDLNILKTPTVLVLDASGRIVTRASGQPRKADVIAALGQAV from the coding sequence ATGACAGGACTCGTGGTGTGTGCGGTGGTGCTCGCCGGGGCGAGCGTCTTTGGGCTCTGGCAGCGGCGGAGCGGTGGGAGGCTGAAGGTGCGCGGGCGGGACGCGGAGAGACGGCTCGGTGCGGCCGAGTTGGGCGTGGAGCTGGGCCGGCGGGCGACGCTCGTTCAGTTCTCGAGCGCGTTCTGCCAGCCCTGCCGAGCCACCCGGCGCACCCTCGCCGAAGTCTCGGACATGATCGACGGCGTGTCGCATGTGGAGATCGACGCGGAGGAGCGGCTCGCTCTGGTCCGTGACCTCAACATCCTCAAGACGCCCACCGTGCTGGTGCTCGACGCGAGCGGCCGCATCGTCACCAGGGCCTCCGGCCAGCCCCGCAAGGCGGATGTGATCGCCGCGCTCGGACAGGCGGTCTGA
- a CDS encoding DUF4395 domain-containing protein: MDIDVRGPRFGAAVTTLVLAAVLVTGSGILLAWQALCFAAGAVFGVPRSPYGWLFRTAVRPRIGPPAEFESPAPPRFAQAVGLAFALLGLVGYFWGPSWLALTATGCALAAAFLNAVFGYCLGCELYLLFRRATTARS; the protein is encoded by the coding sequence ATGGACATCGACGTCAGGGGCCCGCGCTTCGGAGCCGCCGTCACCACGCTCGTACTCGCCGCGGTTCTCGTCACGGGCAGCGGCATCCTGCTCGCCTGGCAGGCTCTCTGCTTCGCCGCGGGAGCGGTGTTCGGCGTGCCGCGTTCTCCGTACGGATGGCTGTTCCGCACCGCGGTACGGCCGCGCATCGGGCCGCCGGCCGAGTTCGAGTCGCCGGCTCCGCCGCGCTTCGCGCAGGCCGTGGGCCTGGCCTTCGCCCTGCTCGGCCTGGTCGGCTATTTCTGGGGTCCGTCGTGGCTCGCCCTCACCGCCACCGGATGCGCTCTGGCCGCCGCGTTCCTCAACGCCGTATTCGGGTACTGCTTGGGATGCGAGCTGTACCTGCTCTTCCGCCGCGCCACCACGGCACGGTCATGA
- a CDS encoding lysophospholipid acyltransferase family protein produces MAELVYRPVVGAARTLFKAWDLKIDTQGSENIPRSGGAVLVSNHISYLDFIFTGLAALPQKRLVRFMAKESVFRHKISGPLMRGMKHIPVDRKQGETAYAHALESLRSGEIIGVFPEATISQSFTLKSFKSGAARLAQEAGVPLIPMALWGTQRIWTKGRPRNFRRSHIPVTIRVGEPVEAPADQYAGAITRRLRERCQELLEAAQRAYPVRPKDAGDTWWVPAHLGGTAPTPAEVREAG; encoded by the coding sequence ATGGCAGAGCTCGTCTATCGGCCGGTCGTCGGCGCCGCTCGAACCCTGTTCAAGGCGTGGGACCTGAAGATCGACACTCAGGGTTCGGAGAACATCCCGCGCTCGGGCGGCGCTGTGCTCGTCAGCAACCACATCAGCTACCTGGACTTCATCTTCACCGGACTCGCGGCGCTCCCCCAGAAGCGCCTGGTGCGCTTCATGGCGAAGGAATCCGTCTTCCGGCACAAGATCTCCGGCCCGCTGATGCGCGGAATGAAGCACATCCCGGTGGACCGCAAGCAGGGTGAGACGGCGTACGCGCACGCGCTCGAGTCGCTGCGCTCGGGCGAGATCATCGGGGTCTTCCCGGAGGCGACGATCTCGCAGTCGTTCACGCTCAAGAGCTTCAAGTCGGGTGCGGCCCGGCTGGCCCAGGAGGCCGGCGTGCCGCTGATCCCGATGGCCCTGTGGGGCACCCAGCGGATCTGGACCAAGGGCCGGCCGCGCAACTTCAGGCGCAGCCACATCCCCGTCACCATCCGCGTCGGCGAGCCGGTCGAGGCCCCCGCCGACCAGTACGCGGGCGCGATCACCCGGCGCCTGCGCGAGCGTTGCCAGGAGCTCCTGGAAGCGGCCCAGCGCGCCTATCCCGTACGCCCCAAGGACGCGGGCGACACCTGGTGGGTGCCCGCCCACCTCGGGGGTACGGCGCCGACTCCGGCCGAGGTCCGCGAGGCGGGCTGA
- a CDS encoding B3/B4 domain-containing protein: MTLTLTVSDEVLDLAPGFIHLAVEARGLVNGESNADSSALLDDAARRLAERLDGRAPHEDQHMVEWRAAYSAFGAKPSRTRNSAEALAKRALADGGLPRINRLVDLYNAISVAHLIPVGGEDTDHIQGGMRLVRATGEEPFVTVAGGQETVEHPDAGEVVWCDDEGVTCRRWNWRQGVRTRLTEESVNALFLLEGMAPMTNGELEAAAAELAESLEKLSPGARITVRPPR; this comes from the coding sequence ATGACGCTCACGCTCACCGTCTCCGACGAGGTCCTGGACCTCGCGCCCGGCTTCATCCATCTGGCCGTCGAGGCCCGCGGACTGGTCAACGGGGAGAGCAATGCCGACAGTTCGGCCCTGCTGGACGATGCCGCGCGGAGGCTCGCCGAGCGCCTGGACGGGCGCGCCCCGCACGAGGACCAGCACATGGTGGAATGGCGTGCGGCGTACTCCGCCTTCGGTGCGAAGCCGTCCCGTACTCGTAATTCCGCCGAGGCGCTGGCCAAGCGGGCGCTCGCCGACGGCGGGCTGCCGCGCATCAACCGGCTGGTCGATCTCTACAACGCGATCAGCGTGGCCCATCTGATCCCGGTCGGCGGTGAGGACACCGACCACATCCAGGGAGGGATGCGGCTCGTACGGGCCACGGGCGAGGAGCCGTTCGTCACCGTCGCCGGGGGCCAGGAGACGGTCGAGCATCCGGACGCCGGCGAGGTCGTCTGGTGCGACGACGAAGGCGTCACCTGCCGGCGCTGGAACTGGCGCCAGGGCGTACGCACCCGGCTCACCGAGGAGTCGGTGAACGCACTCTTCCTGCTGGAGGGCATGGCCCCCATGACGAACGGCGAGCTCGAGGCCGCAGCCGCCGAACTCGCCGAGTCGCTGGAGAAGCTGAGCCCCGGAGCGCGGATCACCGTCCGCCCGCCCCGATAA
- a CDS encoding transglutaminase-like domain-containing protein, translating to MELIQQNPELSAYLAADEVIDHEHPLVRQTAARLRSDGVDAYAYAKAAFEFVRDTIPHSSDTGDVRVPWRASDVLAQRTGICSAKSHALVALLRAGSIPAAFCYQRLNVVHGLAALKLPGGSGEWARLDPRGNKSGIDAQFSLAKERLAYEVRPESNEMDYPVLYDVPHPAVLDALRAAPDLETLWTLYPAEL from the coding sequence ATGGAGCTGATCCAGCAGAACCCTGAACTGTCTGCGTATCTCGCCGCTGACGAGGTCATCGACCATGAACACCCGCTGGTGCGGCAGACGGCCGCTCGTCTCCGTAGCGATGGTGTCGATGCATACGCATACGCCAAGGCGGCCTTTGAATTCGTCCGCGACACCATCCCGCACTCCAGTGACACGGGGGACGTGCGGGTCCCCTGGCGTGCTTCCGACGTCCTCGCGCAGCGCACCGGCATCTGCAGCGCCAAGTCCCACGCGCTTGTCGCCCTGCTGCGCGCCGGGTCCATCCCTGCCGCCTTCTGTTACCAGCGACTGAATGTCGTCCATGGACTGGCGGCGCTGAAGCTTCCCGGCGGCAGCGGGGAGTGGGCGCGGCTGGATCCGCGCGGCAACAAGTCCGGAATCGACGCGCAGTTCTCGCTCGCGAAGGAGCGCCTCGCTTACGAGGTACGACCGGAGTCCAATGAGATGGACTATCCAGTACTCTATGATGTACCCCATCCGGCCGTGCTCGACGCTCTCCGGGCGGCGCCCGACCTGGAGACCCTCTGGACCCTGTACCCGGCCGAACTGTGA
- a CDS encoding threonine aldolase family protein translates to MADPQAVTPTKTDARRHHDPSVRGFASDNYAGAHPEVLAALSLANGGHQIAYGEDEYTEHLQRVMHSHFGPTAEAFPVFNGTGANVTALQALTDRWGAVICAESAHINVDEGGAPERMGGLKLLTVPTPDGKLTPELIDRQAFGWDDEHRAMPQVVAITQNTELGTVYTPDEIRAICEHSHERGMKVYLDGARIANAAASLNVPMRTFTNAVGVDVISFGGTKNGMLFGEAVVVLNPDAVSHMKHLRKLSMQLASKMRFVSVQLEALLTRDLWLRNARHANSMAQRLAQGVGGVDGVEILHPVQANAVFARLPHDVSARLQKRFRFYFWDEAAGDVRWMCSFDTTEEDVDAFVQALKEEMAK, encoded by the coding sequence GTGGCTGACCCCCAAGCCGTGACACCGACGAAGACCGACGCACGGCGCCACCATGATCCGTCCGTAAGAGGCTTTGCGAGCGACAACTACGCGGGCGCTCACCCCGAGGTTCTCGCGGCGCTCTCGCTCGCCAACGGCGGTCACCAGATCGCCTACGGCGAGGACGAGTACACCGAGCACCTCCAGCGGGTCATGCACAGTCACTTCGGCCCGACGGCGGAAGCCTTTCCGGTATTCAACGGCACCGGCGCCAATGTGACGGCTCTTCAGGCGCTCACCGACCGCTGGGGCGCGGTGATCTGCGCCGAGTCCGCGCACATCAACGTCGACGAGGGCGGCGCGCCGGAGCGGATGGGCGGGCTGAAGCTGCTGACCGTACCGACTCCGGACGGCAAGCTGACGCCCGAGCTCATCGACCGCCAGGCGTTCGGATGGGACGACGAGCACCGGGCGATGCCGCAGGTCGTCGCGATCACCCAGAACACCGAGCTGGGCACGGTCTACACGCCCGACGAGATCCGGGCCATCTGCGAGCACTCGCACGAGCGCGGGATGAAGGTCTATCTCGACGGAGCCCGGATAGCCAACGCCGCCGCGTCGCTGAACGTCCCGATGCGGACGTTCACCAACGCCGTCGGCGTCGACGTCATCTCCTTCGGTGGCACCAAGAACGGCATGCTCTTCGGCGAGGCCGTCGTCGTCCTCAATCCGGACGCCGTCAGCCATATGAAGCACCTGCGCAAGCTGTCGATGCAGCTCGCCTCCAAGATGCGCTTCGTTTCGGTGCAGTTGGAGGCGCTACTGACGCGCGATCTGTGGCTGCGCAACGCCAGGCACGCCAACAGCATGGCCCAGCGGCTGGCCCAGGGCGTGGGTGGGGTCGACGGCGTGGAGATCCTCCACCCCGTACAGGCCAACGCGGTCTTCGCGCGTCTGCCGCACGATGTGAGCGCGCGTCTGCAGAAGCGTTTCCGCTTCTACTTCTGGGACGAGGCGGCGGGAGACGTCCGCTGGATGTGCTCCTTCGACACCACCGAAGAGGACGTCGACGCCTTCGTTCAGGCGCTGAAGGAAGAGATGGCGAAGTAG
- a CDS encoding SDR family NAD(P)-dependent oxidoreductase yields MENGRGSLEGAVVAVAGAAGPAGRACLLRLAEAGATVVASDADPGRLAEAVDAARYAHGGATVTGDTVDLLDLNATREWADRTEKEFGRIDGLVHLVGGWRGSASFAETNLADWELLEKLLIRTVQHTSLAFHDGLLRSDRGRYVLISAAGASQPTAGNAAYAASKAAAEAWTLALADAFRKAGGEEGPKTAAAILVVKALVHDAMRAERPNAKFAGFTDVTELAEAIAGVWDRPAREANGQRLWLTPKP; encoded by the coding sequence ATGGAAAACGGCAGAGGTTCGCTGGAAGGCGCCGTGGTCGCGGTGGCCGGAGCGGCAGGCCCGGCCGGCCGGGCCTGCCTGCTGCGCCTGGCCGAGGCCGGTGCGACAGTCGTCGCCTCCGACGCTGACCCCGGGCGTCTCGCCGAGGCGGTCGATGCCGCCCGGTACGCGCACGGCGGTGCGACCGTCACCGGGGACACCGTCGACCTCCTCGACCTGAACGCCACGCGGGAGTGGGCGGACAGGACCGAGAAGGAGTTCGGCCGGATCGACGGACTGGTCCATCTCGTCGGCGGCTGGCGCGGCAGCGCCTCCTTCGCCGAGACCAACCTCGCCGACTGGGAGCTTCTCGAGAAGCTGCTGATCCGTACCGTCCAGCACACCTCGCTCGCCTTCCACGACGGCTTGCTGCGCAGCGACCGCGGCCGCTACGTGCTGATCAGCGCGGCCGGCGCCAGCCAGCCGACCGCGGGCAATGCCGCATACGCCGCCTCCAAGGCCGCGGCCGAGGCCTGGACGCTCGCGCTCGCCGACGCCTTCCGCAAGGCAGGGGGCGAGGAGGGGCCGAAGACCGCGGCTGCCATCCTGGTGGTCAAGGCACTCGTGCACGACGCCATGCGTGCCGAGCGCCCGAATGCCAAATTCGCGGGCTTCACGGACGTGACGGAACTGGCCGAAGCCATCGCCGGAGTCTGGGACCGGCCCGCCCGGGAAGCGAATGGACAGCGCCTGTGGCTGACCCCCAAGCCGTGA
- a CDS encoding DUF6421 family protein has protein sequence MTEILVQDIAAGGISSAARVIEHAAWPTLKSAVEQIRPWQSKDGSIDFDAEGAPTRVVVEAALDRVIDAVEELSPLLPHDAAYHRALVADLHKWADSAFDVPDFLDSLLAFQPAAGRVDGLQHLAVFPMYTQNGNPDRNLEAVVLRMVWPDWLSELERTRYDNPLFCGITFEDFTAGYDTNSAVLFPETIAVREAPERFTWGGIFCDREAARFRRVTDEAVRVLGLELPEDIQEMVGDQARCEQAFVLWDMVHDRTHSHGDLPFDPFMIKQRQPFWMYGLEELRCDLTAFKEAVKLEAEGNAHGRDVQYAVLFDRMFRFPVSGDRVRNYDGLGGQLLFSYLHKHDVVRWTDNTLKIDWDRAPQVTNDLCAEIEKLYRDGIDRPKLVHWFAAYDLVSTYLAPHPGSRWAKGPDALDLSQPPRKLVDDVLPDEFPLSMFYEALSKKLKAVIASTKGITAASAERVAA, from the coding sequence ATGACGGAAATTCTTGTGCAGGACATTGCCGCAGGGGGCATATCCTCCGCTGCCCGGGTGATCGAGCACGCGGCCTGGCCGACGCTCAAGAGTGCCGTCGAACAGATCCGGCCCTGGCAGTCCAAGGACGGCTCGATCGATTTCGACGCCGAGGGCGCCCCGACCCGTGTTGTCGTCGAGGCCGCACTCGACCGGGTGATCGACGCCGTGGAGGAGCTCTCGCCGCTCCTCCCGCACGACGCCGCGTACCACCGTGCGCTCGTCGCCGATCTGCACAAGTGGGCCGACAGCGCCTTCGACGTCCCCGACTTTCTGGACTCGCTGCTCGCCTTCCAGCCCGCCGCGGGCCGCGTGGACGGACTGCAGCACCTGGCCGTCTTCCCGATGTACACGCAGAACGGCAACCCGGACCGCAATCTCGAAGCGGTCGTGCTGCGCATGGTCTGGCCCGACTGGCTCTCCGAGCTGGAGCGCACCCGCTACGACAACCCCCTCTTCTGCGGCATCACCTTCGAGGACTTCACCGCCGGATACGACACCAACTCCGCGGTGCTCTTCCCGGAGACCATCGCCGTGCGTGAAGCTCCCGAGCGCTTCACCTGGGGCGGCATCTTCTGCGACCGCGAGGCCGCGCGCTTCCGCCGCGTCACCGACGAGGCCGTACGCGTCCTCGGCCTCGAACTCCCCGAGGACATCCAGGAGATGGTCGGCGACCAGGCCCGCTGCGAGCAGGCTTTCGTGCTCTGGGACATGGTCCACGACCGCACCCACAGCCATGGCGACCTGCCCTTCGACCCCTTCATGATCAAGCAGCGCCAGCCGTTCTGGATGTACGGCCTGGAGGAGCTGCGCTGCGACCTCACCGCCTTCAAGGAGGCCGTGAAGCTCGAGGCCGAGGGCAACGCGCACGGCCGCGATGTGCAGTACGCCGTGCTCTTCGACCGGATGTTCCGCTTCCCGGTCAGCGGTGACCGCGTGCGCAACTACGACGGGCTCGGCGGCCAGCTGCTCTTCTCGTACCTCCACAAGCACGATGTGGTGCGCTGGACCGACAACACTCTGAAGATCGACTGGGACCGGGCCCCGCAGGTCACCAATGATCTCTGTGCCGAGATCGAGAAGCTCTACCGCGACGGTATCGACCGGCCCAAGCTGGTCCACTGGTTCGCCGCGTACGACCTGGTCTCGACCTATCTCGCACCGCACCCCGGTTCCCGCTGGGCCAAGGGCCCCGATGCCCTCGATCTGTCACAGCCGCCCCGTAAACTTGTCGACGACGTGCTCCCGGACGAGTTTCCGCTCAGCATGTTCTATGAGGCGCTGTCGAAGAAGCTGAAGGCCGTGATCGCCTCCACCAAGGGGATCACCGCCGCGAGCGCCGAGCGGGTGGCCGCGTGA
- a CDS encoding glycerophosphodiester phosphodiesterase, whose product MTFLTIGHRGVMGVEPENTLRSFIRAEQAGMDAIELDLHLSKDGALVVMHDADVDRTTGGNGPIADKTLAELRELDAGDGERVPVFEEVLDAVRAPLQAEIKDVAAARALAEVMRRRDLVQRVEVSSFHDDAIAEIATLVPGVRTVLIASRWGADVVDRAKAVGAASLALNIRRLTLETVEHAHGEGLQVIGWVVNTQDHLRLVRALELDGATTDFPEIRRTGRFTA is encoded by the coding sequence TTGACTTTCCTCACCATCGGTCATCGCGGGGTCATGGGCGTCGAGCCGGAGAACACCCTGCGCTCCTTCATCCGTGCCGAGCAGGCCGGTATGGACGCCATCGAACTGGATCTGCATCTCAGCAAGGACGGCGCCCTCGTCGTCATGCACGACGCCGACGTGGACCGTACGACCGGCGGAAACGGACCGATCGCCGACAAGACCCTCGCCGAGCTGCGGGAGCTCGACGCGGGCGACGGCGAACGGGTACCGGTCTTCGAGGAGGTGCTCGACGCCGTACGGGCACCGCTCCAGGCGGAGATCAAGGACGTGGCCGCGGCCCGGGCACTCGCCGAGGTGATGCGCCGCCGCGATCTCGTCCAACGCGTCGAAGTGTCGTCCTTCCACGACGACGCGATCGCCGAGATCGCCACCCTGGTGCCGGGTGTACGGACCGTGCTCATCGCCAGCCGCTGGGGCGCCGACGTCGTGGACCGCGCGAAGGCGGTGGGCGCCGCCTCCCTCGCGCTGAACATCCGCAGGCTGACCCTGGAGACCGTCGAGCACGCCCACGGCGAAGGGCTTCAGGTGATCGGCTGGGTGGTGAACACCCAGGACCATCTGCGGCTGGTGCGCGCCCTCGAGCTGGACGGCGCGACCACCGACTTCCCCGAGATCCGGCGCACCGGCCGGTTCACGGCCTAG
- a CDS encoding GNAT family N-acetyltransferase translates to MDTAPPRNTGELTYRDAIEADVPVLVPLIESSYRGDSSRSGWTTEADILDGPRTDPEAVREIVIAPDGTLLAVERDGELIACCQLEHRGEAAYFGMFAVRPGLQGAGLGRQIIAEAERIARERWTVREMQMTVISVRHELIAWYVRRGYRRTGRLSPFPYGDERVGIPQRDDLAFELLVKDLS, encoded by the coding sequence ATGGACACCGCACCACCCCGGAACACCGGCGAGCTCACCTACCGTGACGCGATCGAGGCCGATGTGCCGGTACTCGTTCCACTGATCGAGTCCTCCTACCGCGGCGACTCGAGCCGGAGCGGCTGGACCACTGAGGCGGACATCCTGGACGGGCCGCGGACCGACCCGGAAGCCGTGCGCGAGATAGTGATCGCTCCTGACGGCACCCTCCTCGCGGTGGAGCGCGACGGCGAGCTGATCGCCTGCTGCCAGCTCGAACACCGCGGTGAGGCCGCGTACTTCGGCATGTTCGCGGTCCGTCCCGGGCTGCAGGGCGCGGGCCTCGGCCGCCAGATCATCGCCGAGGCGGAGCGCATCGCCCGCGAGCGCTGGACTGTGCGCGAGATGCAGATGACCGTGATCTCGGTCCGGCACGAGCTGATCGCCTGGTACGTGCGCCGGGGCTACCGCCGTACGGGAAGGCTGAGCCCCTTCCCGTACGGCGACGAGCGCGTCGGCATCCCGCAGCGCGACGATCTCGCGTTCGAGCTGCTGGTGAAGGACCTGTCCTAG
- a CDS encoding VOC family protein produces the protein MVHVLSSRILLRPADPQRSRRFYGQTLALPVYREFGTGPERGTVYFLGGGYLEVSGRAAAAPSPSVQLWLQVADVTAAYEELSGRGVEVLRPPRREPWGLIEMWIADPDGHRIALVEVPADHPLRFRP, from the coding sequence ATGGTGCATGTGCTGAGCAGCCGGATCCTGCTTCGCCCGGCCGATCCCCAGCGGTCGCGCCGCTTCTACGGCCAGACGCTGGCCCTGCCGGTCTACCGGGAGTTCGGCACGGGCCCCGAGCGGGGCACGGTGTACTTCCTGGGCGGCGGCTATCTGGAGGTCTCGGGGCGTGCGGCGGCGGCGCCTTCGCCCTCCGTACAGCTGTGGCTCCAGGTCGCGGACGTCACGGCGGCGTACGAAGAGCTGTCGGGGCGCGGTGTCGAGGTGCTGCGGCCGCCGCGGCGCGAGCCGTGGGGGCTGATCGAGATGTGGATCGCCGACCCGGACGGCCACCGCATCGCGCTGGTCGAGGTGCCGGCCGACCATCCGCTGCGGTTCCGCCCGTGA